The proteins below come from a single Myxocyprinus asiaticus isolate MX2 ecotype Aquarium Trade chromosome 28, UBuf_Myxa_2, whole genome shotgun sequence genomic window:
- the si:dkey-205h13.2 gene encoding uncharacterized protein si:dkey-205h13.2, translating to MITKIFATWVVLAASTYLPVSTQKCTTQWFDRDNPGGKGDYELLADLLSIYPGLICPNPIGIEAQTISGLPASQTGNTFQVYNAIYGFACVNADQGRGGQCADYRVRFTCPEEFCSSCRTPWYDRDNPGGKGDYETLADIHITYPLQVCSQPIAIEVTTISGTPPLQTGNTFQVYDPLQGFACVNSQQSGGGCQDYRVRFTCPKSFCLPKCVTQWFDHDNPGGNGDYELLTDLLNMYPGYICPDPLGIEAQTISGQTASQTGNIFQVYNPTSGFACANADQGGVLCADYRVRFSCPEKFCSSCRTSWIDRDNPGGLGDYETLVDIQTTYPQQVCSQPIAIEVSTISGTPALQTGNVFQVYNPTQGFACVNAQQSGGFCQDYKVRFTCPKSFCKTFSISQFPSLERENATISQNMTENVNLTLDF from the exons ATGATCACCAAG ATATTTGCAACCTGGGTTGTTCTTGCTGCAA GTACATATTTGCCAGTCTCCACTCAAA AGTGTACAACCCAATGGTTTGACCGTGACAACCCTGGTGGAAAGGGAGACTATGAGCTCTTGGCTGACCTCCTCAGTATTTACCCTGGGCTCATATGTCCTAATCCAATCGGAATAGAGGCTCAGACCATCTCTGGCCTACCAGCTTCTCAAACAGGAAACACGTTTCAAGT GTATAATGCCATCTATGGGTTTGCATGTGTAAATGCAGACCAAGGAAGAGGAGGGCAGTGTGCTGACTATAGAGTGCGCTTTACCTGCCCAGAGGAGTTCTGTTCAA GTTGTAGGACACCCTGGTATGACCGAGATAACCCTGGAGGCAAAGGAGACTATGAGACCCTGGCAGACATACATATAACATACCCATTACAAGTTTGTTCTCAGCCTATTGCTATTgaagtcacaaccataagtgggACCCCACCACTACAAACCGGAAACACTTTTCAAGT GTATGACCCGTTACAGGGATTTGCCTGTGTGAATTCGCAGCAGAGTGGAGGGGGTTGTCAGGACTACAGAGTCCGCTTTACATGTCCGAAGAGTTTTTGCCTTCCAA AGTGTGTAACTCAATGGTTTGACCACGACAACCCTGGTGGAAATGGAGATTATGAGCTTTTGACTGACCTTCTCAATATGTACCCTGGGTATATATGTCCGGATCCATTAGGAATAGAGGCTCAGACCATCTCTGGCCAAACAGCTTCTCAAACGGGAAACATCTTTCAAGT GTATAATCCTACCTCTGGATTTGCATGTGCCAACGCAGACCAAGGAGGAGTGCTGTGTGCTGATTATAGAGTGCGCTTTAGCTGCCCAGAAAAATTTTGTTCAA GTTGTAGGACATCTTGGATTGACCGAGATAACCCAGGAGGTCTGGGAGATTATGAGACTTTGGTGGATATTCAGACAACTTACCCACAACAGGTCTGCTCTCAGCCCATTGCCATTGAGGTCTCAACAATTAGTGGAACCCCGGCACTGCAGACTGGAAACGTTTTTCAAGT GTATAACCCGACACAAGGCTTTGCCTGTGTGAATGCGCAGCAGAGCGGAGGGTTCTGTCAGGACTACAAGGTCCGCTTCACATGTCCAAAGAGTTTCTGCAAGACTTTCTCCATTTCCCAATTCCCCAGCCTCGAAAGGGAGAATGCAACAATTTCCCAAAACATGACTGAAAATGTTAACTTGACATTGGATTTTTAA